From the genome of Symphalangus syndactylus isolate Jambi chromosome 5, NHGRI_mSymSyn1-v2.1_pri, whole genome shotgun sequence, one region includes:
- the C5H21orf58 gene encoding uncharacterized protein C21orf58 homolog isoform X5 has protein sequence MARSRLTATSLRKPWKLDRQKLPSPDSGHSFCCGWSPGGKARAAGNTGAWAPAEQFFGAWAPAEQFFPASNRTREGSGLRPPLLLQSSPAAPTMLDSSVAEQVTRLTLKLLGQKLEQERQNMEGGPEGLHLEPGNEDQPDDALQTALKRRRDLLQRLREQHLLDELSRAQAWSRPSRGALGSSLPPELPPTGILPAASPSPLSPDPPRIILPTVPQPPATIIQQLPQQPLIAQIPPPQAFPTQRSGSIKEDMVELLLLQNAQVHQLVLQNWMLKALPPALQDPSHVPPGVPRAARPRLPAVHHHHHHHAVWPPGADTVLQPAPSLWMPGPP, from the exons atggcgcgatctcggctcactgcaacctccctcagGAAGCCGTGGAAGCTCGACCGCCAGAAACTTCCTTCTCCTGACTCAGGCCACAGTTTCT GCTGTG gctggtctccaggaGGTAAGGCCAGAGCTGCAGGCAACACCGGTGCTTGGGCTCCTGCTGAGCAGTTCTTTGGTGCTTGGGCTCCTGCTGAGCAGTTCTTTCCTGCGAGTAACAGAACCAGGGAGGGAAGTGGGCTAAGGCCTCCCCTGCTCCTACAGTCATCTCCTGCAGCTCCCACCATGCTGGACTCATCAGTAGCAGAGCAAGTGACCCGACTGACGCTGAAGCTCTTGGGACAG AAGCTGGAGCAAGAACGGCAGAACATGGAAGGGGGACCTGAGGGCCTCCACCTCGAGCCAG GAAATGAGGACCAGCCAGACGATGCCCTGCAGACTGCTCTGAAGAGAAGGAGGGACCTTCTGCAGAGACTCCGG GAACAACACCTCCTGGACGAGCTCTCTCGGGCccaggcctggagcaggccgAGCAGAGGAGCCCTCGGGTCATCCCTGCCCCCAGAGCTGCCCCCCACGGGCATCCTACCCGCTGCCTCCCCATCGCCGCTGTCCCCAGACCCGCCAAGGATCATCCTGCCTACG GTCCCCCAGCCTCCTGCCACCATCATTCAGCAGCTCCCTCAGCAGCCACTCATAGCACAGATTCCTCCTCCCCAGGCCTTCCCTACTCAACGGTCAGGAAGTATTAAGGAAG ACATGgtggagctgctgctgctgcagaacGCACAGGTGCACCAGTTGGTCCTGCAGAACTGGATGCTCAaggccctgcccccagccctgcag GACCCGTCACATGTGCCCCCGGGGGTCCCACGAGCTGCCAGGCCAAGGCTGCCTGCCgtgcaccaccaccatcaccaccatgctGTGTGGCCACCTGGGGCCGACACTGTCCTCCAGCCCGCCCCCAGCCTGTGGATGCCCGGCCCACCCTGA
- the C5H21orf58 gene encoding uncharacterized protein C21orf58 homolog isoform X1, protein MGPESAHVQQHQRGPLTAIWECVAPGRACDPSPQPPQIWREGWSPGGKARAAGNTGAWAPAEQFFGAWAPAEQFFPASNRTREGSGLRPPLLLQSSPAAPTMLDSSVAEQVTRLTLKLLGQKLEQERQNMEGGPEGLHLEPGNEDQPDDALQTALKRRRDLLQRLREQHLLDELSRAQAWSRPSRGALGSSLPPELPPTGILPAASPSPLSPDPPRIILPTHQEPPPRTEGSTGGRCCGPPIFLIPSTSTLTVYPSGPVMPAGFTLSPSDTRRVPQPPATIIQQLPQQPLIAQIPPPQAFPTQRSGSIKEDMVELLLLQNAQVHQLVLQNWMLKALPPALQDPSHVPPGVPRAARPRLPAVHHHHHHHAVWPPGADTVLQPAPSLWMPGPP, encoded by the exons ATGGGGCCAGAGTCTGCTCATGTCCAGCAGCACCAGCGAGGACCCCTGACTGCCATCTGGGAATGTGTGGCACCAGGCAGGGCATGTGACCCCAGCCCACAACCTCCACAGATATGGAGGGAGG gctggtctccaggaGGTAAGGCCAGAGCTGCAGGCAACACCGGTGCTTGGGCTCCTGCTGAGCAGTTCTTTGGTGCTTGGGCTCCTGCTGAGCAGTTCTTTCCTGCGAGTAACAGAACCAGGGAGGGAAGTGGGCTAAGGCCTCCCCTGCTCCTACAGTCATCTCCTGCAGCTCCCACCATGCTGGACTCATCAGTAGCAGAGCAAGTGACCCGACTGACGCTGAAGCTCTTGGGACAG AAGCTGGAGCAAGAACGGCAGAACATGGAAGGGGGACCTGAGGGCCTCCACCTCGAGCCAG GAAATGAGGACCAGCCAGACGATGCCCTGCAGACTGCTCTGAAGAGAAGGAGGGACCTTCTGCAGAGACTCCGG GAACAACACCTCCTGGACGAGCTCTCTCGGGCccaggcctggagcaggccgAGCAGAGGAGCCCTCGGGTCATCCCTGCCCCCAGAGCTGCCCCCCACGGGCATCCTACCCGCTGCCTCCCCATCGCCGCTGTCCCCAGACCCGCCAAGGATCATCCTGCCTACG CACCAGGAACCTCCTCCCAGGACAGAAGGGAGTACAGGGGGTCGTTGCTGTGGACCCCCCATCTTCCTCATCCCAAGCACATCTACACTTACTGTGTATCCATCAGGGCCAGTTATGCCTGCAGGTTTCACTCTCAGCCCCAGTGACACCAGGCGG GTCCCCCAGCCTCCTGCCACCATCATTCAGCAGCTCCCTCAGCAGCCACTCATAGCACAGATTCCTCCTCCCCAGGCCTTCCCTACTCAACGGTCAGGAAGTATTAAGGAAG ACATGgtggagctgctgctgctgcagaacGCACAGGTGCACCAGTTGGTCCTGCAGAACTGGATGCTCAaggccctgcccccagccctgcag GACCCGTCACATGTGCCCCCGGGGGTCCCACGAGCTGCCAGGCCAAGGCTGCCTGCCgtgcaccaccaccatcaccaccatgctGTGTGGCCACCTGGGGCCGACACTGTCCTCCAGCCCGCCCCCAGCCTGTGGATGCCCGGCCCACCCTGA
- the C5H21orf58 gene encoding uncharacterized protein C21orf58 homolog isoform X2 produces MGPESAHVQQHQRGPLTAIWECVAPGRACDPSPQPPQIWREGWSPGGKARAAGNTGAWAPAEQFFGAWAPAEQFFPASNRTREGSGLRPPLLLQSSPAAPTMLDSSVAEQVTRLTLKLLGQLEQERQNMEGGPEGLHLEPGNEDQPDDALQTALKRRRDLLQRLREQHLLDELSRAQAWSRPSRGALGSSLPPELPPTGILPAASPSPLSPDPPRIILPTHQEPPPRTEGSTGGRCCGPPIFLIPSTSTLTVYPSGPVMPAGFTLSPSDTRRVPQPPATIIQQLPQQPLIAQIPPPQAFPTQRSGSIKEDMVELLLLQNAQVHQLVLQNWMLKALPPALQDPSHVPPGVPRAARPRLPAVHHHHHHHAVWPPGADTVLQPAPSLWMPGPP; encoded by the exons ATGGGGCCAGAGTCTGCTCATGTCCAGCAGCACCAGCGAGGACCCCTGACTGCCATCTGGGAATGTGTGGCACCAGGCAGGGCATGTGACCCCAGCCCACAACCTCCACAGATATGGAGGGAGG gctggtctccaggaGGTAAGGCCAGAGCTGCAGGCAACACCGGTGCTTGGGCTCCTGCTGAGCAGTTCTTTGGTGCTTGGGCTCCTGCTGAGCAGTTCTTTCCTGCGAGTAACAGAACCAGGGAGGGAAGTGGGCTAAGGCCTCCCCTGCTCCTACAGTCATCTCCTGCAGCTCCCACCATGCTGGACTCATCAGTAGCAGAGCAAGTGACCCGACTGACGCTGAAGCTCTTGGGACAG CTGGAGCAAGAACGGCAGAACATGGAAGGGGGACCTGAGGGCCTCCACCTCGAGCCAG GAAATGAGGACCAGCCAGACGATGCCCTGCAGACTGCTCTGAAGAGAAGGAGGGACCTTCTGCAGAGACTCCGG GAACAACACCTCCTGGACGAGCTCTCTCGGGCccaggcctggagcaggccgAGCAGAGGAGCCCTCGGGTCATCCCTGCCCCCAGAGCTGCCCCCCACGGGCATCCTACCCGCTGCCTCCCCATCGCCGCTGTCCCCAGACCCGCCAAGGATCATCCTGCCTACG CACCAGGAACCTCCTCCCAGGACAGAAGGGAGTACAGGGGGTCGTTGCTGTGGACCCCCCATCTTCCTCATCCCAAGCACATCTACACTTACTGTGTATCCATCAGGGCCAGTTATGCCTGCAGGTTTCACTCTCAGCCCCAGTGACACCAGGCGG GTCCCCCAGCCTCCTGCCACCATCATTCAGCAGCTCCCTCAGCAGCCACTCATAGCACAGATTCCTCCTCCCCAGGCCTTCCCTACTCAACGGTCAGGAAGTATTAAGGAAG ACATGgtggagctgctgctgctgcagaacGCACAGGTGCACCAGTTGGTCCTGCAGAACTGGATGCTCAaggccctgcccccagccctgcag GACCCGTCACATGTGCCCCCGGGGGTCCCACGAGCTGCCAGGCCAAGGCTGCCTGCCgtgcaccaccaccatcaccaccatgctGTGTGGCCACCTGGGGCCGACACTGTCCTCCAGCCCGCCCCCAGCCTGTGGATGCCCGGCCCACCCTGA
- the C5H21orf58 gene encoding uncharacterized protein C21orf58 homolog isoform X3 has translation MGPESAHVQQHQRGPLTAIWECVAPGRACDPSPQPPQIWREGWSPGGKARAAGNTGAWAPAEQFFGAWAPAEQFFPASNRTREGSGLRPPLLLQSSPAAPTMLDSSVAEQVTRLTLKLLGQKLEQERQNMEGGPEGLHLEPGNEDQPDDALQTALKRRRDLLQRLREQHLLDELSRAQAWSRPSRGALGSSLPPELPPTGILPAASPSPLSPDPPRIILPTHQEPPPRTEGSTGGRCCGPPIFLIPSTSTLTVYPSGPVMPAGFTLSPSDTRRVPQPPATIIQQLPQQPLIAQIPPPQAFPTQRSGSIKEDMVELLLLQNAQVHQLVLQNWMLKALPPALQGGASPPGSLRSPSSITEGKLRPWTPPA, from the exons ATGGGGCCAGAGTCTGCTCATGTCCAGCAGCACCAGCGAGGACCCCTGACTGCCATCTGGGAATGTGTGGCACCAGGCAGGGCATGTGACCCCAGCCCACAACCTCCACAGATATGGAGGGAGG gctggtctccaggaGGTAAGGCCAGAGCTGCAGGCAACACCGGTGCTTGGGCTCCTGCTGAGCAGTTCTTTGGTGCTTGGGCTCCTGCTGAGCAGTTCTTTCCTGCGAGTAACAGAACCAGGGAGGGAAGTGGGCTAAGGCCTCCCCTGCTCCTACAGTCATCTCCTGCAGCTCCCACCATGCTGGACTCATCAGTAGCAGAGCAAGTGACCCGACTGACGCTGAAGCTCTTGGGACAG AAGCTGGAGCAAGAACGGCAGAACATGGAAGGGGGACCTGAGGGCCTCCACCTCGAGCCAG GAAATGAGGACCAGCCAGACGATGCCCTGCAGACTGCTCTGAAGAGAAGGAGGGACCTTCTGCAGAGACTCCGG GAACAACACCTCCTGGACGAGCTCTCTCGGGCccaggcctggagcaggccgAGCAGAGGAGCCCTCGGGTCATCCCTGCCCCCAGAGCTGCCCCCCACGGGCATCCTACCCGCTGCCTCCCCATCGCCGCTGTCCCCAGACCCGCCAAGGATCATCCTGCCTACG CACCAGGAACCTCCTCCCAGGACAGAAGGGAGTACAGGGGGTCGTTGCTGTGGACCCCCCATCTTCCTCATCCCAAGCACATCTACACTTACTGTGTATCCATCAGGGCCAGTTATGCCTGCAGGTTTCACTCTCAGCCCCAGTGACACCAGGCGG GTCCCCCAGCCTCCTGCCACCATCATTCAGCAGCTCCCTCAGCAGCCACTCATAGCACAGATTCCTCCTCCCCAGGCCTTCCCTACTCAACGGTCAGGAAGTATTAAGGAAG ACATGgtggagctgctgctgctgcagaacGCACAGGTGCACCAGTTGGTCCTGCAGAACTGGATGCTCAaggccctgcccccagccctgcag GGCGGCGCCAGCCCACCTGGGAGCCTCAGGTCCCCCTCTTCCATCACGGAGGGAAAGTTGAGGCCGTGGACGCCACCAGCCTGA
- the C5H21orf58 gene encoding uncharacterized protein C21orf58 homolog isoform X4 — protein sequence MGPESAHVQQHQRGPLTAIWECVAPGRACDPSPQPPQIWREGWSPGGKARAAGNTGAWAPAEQFFGAWAPAEQFFPASNRTREGSGLRPPLLLQSSPAAPTMLDSSVAEQVTRLTLKLLGQKLEQERQNMEGGPEGLHLEPGNEDQPDDALQTALKRRRDLLQRLREQHLLDELSRAQAWSRPSRGALGSSLPPELPPTGILPAASPSPLSPDPPRIILPTVPQPPATIIQQLPQQPLIAQIPPPQAFPTQRSGSIKEDMVELLLLQNAQVHQLVLQNWMLKALPPALQDPSHVPPGVPRAARPRLPAVHHHHHHHAVWPPGADTVLQPAPSLWMPGPP from the exons ATGGGGCCAGAGTCTGCTCATGTCCAGCAGCACCAGCGAGGACCCCTGACTGCCATCTGGGAATGTGTGGCACCAGGCAGGGCATGTGACCCCAGCCCACAACCTCCACAGATATGGAGGGAGG gctggtctccaggaGGTAAGGCCAGAGCTGCAGGCAACACCGGTGCTTGGGCTCCTGCTGAGCAGTTCTTTGGTGCTTGGGCTCCTGCTGAGCAGTTCTTTCCTGCGAGTAACAGAACCAGGGAGGGAAGTGGGCTAAGGCCTCCCCTGCTCCTACAGTCATCTCCTGCAGCTCCCACCATGCTGGACTCATCAGTAGCAGAGCAAGTGACCCGACTGACGCTGAAGCTCTTGGGACAG AAGCTGGAGCAAGAACGGCAGAACATGGAAGGGGGACCTGAGGGCCTCCACCTCGAGCCAG GAAATGAGGACCAGCCAGACGATGCCCTGCAGACTGCTCTGAAGAGAAGGAGGGACCTTCTGCAGAGACTCCGG GAACAACACCTCCTGGACGAGCTCTCTCGGGCccaggcctggagcaggccgAGCAGAGGAGCCCTCGGGTCATCCCTGCCCCCAGAGCTGCCCCCCACGGGCATCCTACCCGCTGCCTCCCCATCGCCGCTGTCCCCAGACCCGCCAAGGATCATCCTGCCTACG GTCCCCCAGCCTCCTGCCACCATCATTCAGCAGCTCCCTCAGCAGCCACTCATAGCACAGATTCCTCCTCCCCAGGCCTTCCCTACTCAACGGTCAGGAAGTATTAAGGAAG ACATGgtggagctgctgctgctgcagaacGCACAGGTGCACCAGTTGGTCCTGCAGAACTGGATGCTCAaggccctgcccccagccctgcag GACCCGTCACATGTGCCCCCGGGGGTCCCACGAGCTGCCAGGCCAAGGCTGCCTGCCgtgcaccaccaccatcaccaccatgctGTGTGGCCACCTGGGGCCGACACTGTCCTCCAGCCCGCCCCCAGCCTGTGGATGCCCGGCCCACCCTGA
- the C5H21orf58 gene encoding uncharacterized protein C21orf58 homolog isoform X6: protein MLDSSVAEQVTRLTLKLLGQKLEQERQNMEGGPEGLHLEPGNEDQPDDALQTALKRRRDLLQRLREQHLLDELSRAQAWSRPSRGALGSSLPPELPPTGILPAASPSPLSPDPPRIILPTHQEPPPRTEGSTGGRCCGPPIFLIPSTSTLTVYPSGPVMPAGFTLSPSDTRRVPQPPATIIQQLPQQPLIAQIPPPQAFPTQRSGSIKEDMVELLLLQNAQVHQLVLQNWMLKALPPALQDPSHVPPGVPRAARPRLPAVHHHHHHHAVWPPGADTVLQPAPSLWMPGPP, encoded by the exons ATGCTGGACTCATCAGTAGCAGAGCAAGTGACCCGACTGACGCTGAAGCTCTTGGGACAG AAGCTGGAGCAAGAACGGCAGAACATGGAAGGGGGACCTGAGGGCCTCCACCTCGAGCCAG GAAATGAGGACCAGCCAGACGATGCCCTGCAGACTGCTCTGAAGAGAAGGAGGGACCTTCTGCAGAGACTCCGG GAACAACACCTCCTGGACGAGCTCTCTCGGGCccaggcctggagcaggccgAGCAGAGGAGCCCTCGGGTCATCCCTGCCCCCAGAGCTGCCCCCCACGGGCATCCTACCCGCTGCCTCCCCATCGCCGCTGTCCCCAGACCCGCCAAGGATCATCCTGCCTACG CACCAGGAACCTCCTCCCAGGACAGAAGGGAGTACAGGGGGTCGTTGCTGTGGACCCCCCATCTTCCTCATCCCAAGCACATCTACACTTACTGTGTATCCATCAGGGCCAGTTATGCCTGCAGGTTTCACTCTCAGCCCCAGTGACACCAGGCGG GTCCCCCAGCCTCCTGCCACCATCATTCAGCAGCTCCCTCAGCAGCCACTCATAGCACAGATTCCTCCTCCCCAGGCCTTCCCTACTCAACGGTCAGGAAGTATTAAGGAAG ACATGgtggagctgctgctgctgcagaacGCACAGGTGCACCAGTTGGTCCTGCAGAACTGGATGCTCAaggccctgcccccagccctgcag GACCCGTCACATGTGCCCCCGGGGGTCCCACGAGCTGCCAGGCCAAGGCTGCCTGCCgtgcaccaccaccatcaccaccatgctGTGTGGCCACCTGGGGCCGACACTGTCCTCCAGCCCGCCCCCAGCCTGTGGATGCCCGGCCCACCCTGA